The nucleotide sequence GGCCGCGCTGGAGCGCCGCGCGCAGAGCATGTTCCAGAAGGGCTTCTCCGCCCTCACCGCCGAGCAGCAGGACGAGCTGCTCACCCTCTTCAAGGACAGCCCGCCCCGCAGCGGCGAGGCGCACTTCTTCGAGCTGCTCACCGTCATGACGCTGGAGGGCTACCTCGGGGACCCGTCCTATGGCGGCAACAAGGGCAAGGTGGGCTGGCGGCTGATGGGGTTCGACACCGTGGGCACCGTGGCCATGGCGCCCCCGGAAGGCCATGACGGGCCGAAGTGCCTGCGCGAGTGTGGGGTCCACAAGTGAGCCTGCCCGAGGTGGACGTCTGCATCATCGGCAGCGGCGCGGGCGGCGCGCCCATGGCGCTGGAGCTGGGCCGCGCGGGCTTCAAGGTGGTGGTGCTGGAGAAGGGCCGGCACTACCGCCCCCAGGACTTCGTCCACGACGAAATCCTGAACAGCCGCCGGAACTTCTTCATGCCGCTGCCGTGGGAGGAGCCGCACCTGGTGCGCCAGGGCGCGAAGGGCCGCTACGAGCGCTCCACCGCGGCGTGGACGGCCAACTGCGTGGGCGGCGGCACCGTGCACATGAGCGGCTTCTTCTACCGGCTCAAGCCGGTGGACTTCCGGCTGCGCTCCACGCTGGGCGCGGTGGCCGGCAGCACGGTGGCGGACTGGCCCATCTCCTACGAGGAGCTGGCGCCCTTCTACGACAAGGCCGAGGCCGAGCTGGGCGTGTCAGGCCAGGCCGTGCCCCACCCCTTCGCGGAGCCGCGCTCGGGGCCCTACCCGCTGCCCCCGCTGGACGTGCACCCGGTGGCGGGGGAAATCGACAAGGCCTGCACGGCCATGGGCTGGCACTCGCTGCCCACCGCGCGCGGCATCCTCAGCAAGCCCTACCGCGGGCGCTCGCCGTGCTCGTACTGCGCGCTGTGCGGCAGCTACGGCTGCGAGACGGGCGCCAAGAGCGGGACGAATGCCAGCCTCATCCCCGCCGCGCTGGCCACCGGCAACGTGCAGCTGCGCCCCGGCTGCATGGCGCGCACCGTGGAGGTGGACAAGCAGGGACGCGCGCGGAGCGTCATCTACCTGGACGCGGACGGCGTGACGCGTGAGCAGCCGGCGAAGGTGGTGGTGGTGTCCTGCACCGCGGTGGAGAGCGCGCGGCTCTTGCTCAACTCCACCTCCAGCCGCTTCCCGCGCGGGCTGGCCAACGGCAGCGGGCTGGTGGGGAAGAACCTCATCTTCAGCTCCTTCGGCGAGTCGCAGGCCACCTTCCGCGTGACGAAGCAGGCCGCCGCGCGCCCGTGGCTGAAGGACCCGGCGCCCTTCGTCAACCGCAGCCTCCAGGACTTCTACCTGATGCCCGACGCCCGCTACGGCTTCCGCAAGGGCGGCACGCTGGGCTTCATGTGGACGCACCCCAACCCCATCCACGCGGCCGTGGGGCTGGCCGGCACCGGAAAGGGCGCCCTCTTCGGCAAGGCGCTCAAGGACAAGATGCGGGAGTACCGCGACTCGCGCATCCTCCAGTTCGAAGTCTACGCGGAGTTCCTCCCCACGCCCGGCACCTACGTGTCCGTGGAGGACGGGGTGAAGGACAAGTTCGGCATCCCCGTGGCCGCAATCACGGTGGAGCGCCACCCCATGGACCTGGCCGCCACGCGCTTCCTGGTGGAGCGCGGCGAGGAAGTCCTGCTGCGGTTGGACCCGGACGACGTGAAGCGCGGGAGCACCTCGGGCGAGACGACCATCCTCCAGCACGGCACCTGCCGCTTCGGCAGCGACGCGGCGGCGTCCGTGCTGGACAAGCACTGCCGCGCCCACGAGGTGCCCAACCTCTACGTGGTGGACGGCAGCTTCATGCCCACCGGCGGCAGCGTGCCCTCCACGCTCACCATTGCGGCCAACAGCTTCCGCGTGGCGAATCACCTGGTGCGCGCGCTGAAGGGCTGACGGGCGCGCTACCGGTTGCGCAGGGGCGACACGTCCACCTTCACGATGTAGCGCGCCTGCATGTCGGACTCGAACTCGATGAGGTGGTCTCCCACGCCGGTGAGGTCCGCCTCGCGGGAGAACTCGCCGAACTTCTCCATGGTGTCGAGCACCGCGCGCCCGTCCGAGGCCTCGCGCGTGCGGGCCCGGCAGCCCTCTTCATGGAAGAGGACCACCGTCTCCTCGCCCGCCGACGTCACGTCCTCCAGGTAGAAGCGCACCTTCACGGTGGCGGCCTCCGGCACCTGGACGATGAACTGCCCGCGACCAGGGAAGCGGCCCTCCGAGTAGCTCTCCGTGCCGAGGATGCAGCCAGCCACGCGGCTGCATACGGGCCAGGACGCATCACACGTGTCCTTCACACGCGGGCCGATGAAGTCCTCGCGCGAGTCCCCACATGCTCCCAGGAACACCGCGAAGAACAGCCCCGCGGCCACCTGGGCCTTGCGCTGAAACACTGTTACAAACGACGTCATTCTCTGACCCTCAATCCGAGGAGTGGACGTTCATGCGACTGCGTACCCGGTGGCTCCCCATCATCTTCTTCGCCCTGGCCGGCTGTGGGAATGAGGCCGAGATTCCCACGACGCCCCAGCTCTTCACGGACCGCGACGAGATGGCCTTCAACCGCGAGTTCAACAGCGGCACCTTCGTCGGACAGGTGGGCTACAACTCGCTCGTCCTGGAGAACCGCGGCGAGGGCACGCTGCAAATCACCGACATCACCCTGTCCGCCCCGTCGCAGTTCAAGGTGGTGCTGCCGGAGGGCTTCACCCCCGGCACCCCGCTCGCGCTGGAGACGTACAAGCGGGCCTTCATCACGGTGGAGTTCCGGCCCACGGACGACGTGGAGTACACGGGCACGCTGACCATCAAGTCCAACGCGGCCAACACGCCGGAGAAGGTCATCGGCCTCAACGGCCTGGGCGTCCAGCCCTGAGTCCTGGCCGGAGTCCGGCGTGACAGGCGGGAGCCGAAGCTCCCGCCCTACCGCCACCGCGCTCATGGCTGGCGGGTGAAGACGCAGCCGCCGGCCCAGCCGAGGGGTGTCACGCCCCCGTCCGGAAGCGTCGTGCCGCCGTCCTGCACCGGCGCCGGGCAGGCCGCGCTGGCCCCGCCGTCCAGCGCGTAGCTCTGGGGATAGGCGCCGTAGCCGGTGCGCAGCGTGTAGTTGACGCGCTCGTAGTCGAGCCGCTCGGCCGCCGACACGTCCACCCGCATGGTGCCGCCACGGATGAAGCGCCGCTCCAGGCAGCCGCAGGCGTACGGCGCCAGGGTGACGACGGTGGAGTTCGGGCGCTCCTCCAGCGTGTACTGCGGCTGCAGGCTGCTCACCGAGGCGCTGCTCGGCGTGTGCCAGGCGCGCAGCGCGTCCGAGCGGTAGCCCAGCGTCAGCGAGCCGTTGCGGCTGCCCGTCGTCACCGGCGCGCAGATGCCCGCGCCGGCATCGGGCGAGTCGCCGTCGCAGAAGGTGAGGTCCAGCGCCAGGCCGTGCGGCGTGCCACCGTCCGCCAGCTTCTCCACCTCCCACTGCACCAGCCACGCGCGGTCCTCGGGGGCCGCCACGGAGGGCAGCTGGAACTGGTACGAGTCCACGTCCGAGGGCACCGCGTCGTAGTCCGCCGGGCCGCGCACGCCCAGGCCGTTGACGCGGTCATTGCCGCTGCGCAGCCGGCCGAAGCCGTGCGACAGCTGGCCGCTCACGGAGAACTCGGCGGTGTCCGGGGGCGCGGGATACGCGGTGGTGGACGCCAGGGTGCGGGCCACCGGCACCTCGGCCGCGCCGGGGTTGCGCGCCAGCTCGTCCGCGTCCTCCGCCTGCCAGTCCACCTCCAGCCGGTAGTCGCGGTCATCCGCCCAGTTGGTGCCGTCGTCCTGGACGAAGAAGTAGTACGTGACGGCGGCGGCGTGCGCGGGCACGGGGAGTTGGCCACGGAGGTTGCTCAGGTTGGCGAAGCGCGAGTTGGCCGTCACCTCCTCGCGGTACGAGTGCGTGCACATGGGCGCCGGCAGGTCCGTGCGGGTGCAGTAGCCCTCCACCAGCTGGCGCGCGTCCGGGTTCTCCCCGAAGCCCTTGGGGCAGGCGGTGACGTCGCTGAGGCAGGAGGTGCGCCACTCGTTGAGGTTGGCGCCCTTGGACACCAGCGTGACGACCTGCACCAGCCGGTCCGGCGTGCCCGGCAGCGGCGGGAAGCGTCCGCCCGTGCCCAGGGGCACCACGCGGTAGCGCAGCACCGTGGGCACGGTGGAGGCAGGCAGCCGCACCGAGTACCAGTCCCGGTCCGCCTTGTAGCCCAGGCGGCCGGTGATGGACGTCGTGGCGCCCGCGCTGCCGGGCGCGGAGCCCTCGAAGCTGCGGGCCGTGGCCCCCTGGATGGTGTCATTGGTCGGGGCCGTGCGGTCCTGGGGGTCCTCCTCGTCCATGACGCGCACCTCGACCTCGTAGCGCTGGCGCAGGTCGCCCTGGGCCGTGTCCTTGTCGTCGGTGCCGCGGTAGCCCTTCACCACCAGCGTCCACGTGCCCGTCTGCTGCACCTTGCGCGCCGTGGCCAGCTCGCCGCCGCGCACCTGGGGAGGCACCTGGCCCTCGTCCTCCTTCTCCGCGAAGCCCGGGCGGCGCAGCTCGTAGGCCAGGCGCCAGTTGGGGACGAACTCCTGGTTGGGCGCGACGAGGCGCACGTACGCCACCTTCCCCGCCGTGAGGGCGAAGGTGTAGTGGTCCACGTCGTTGTCCGTGGCGAGGTAGCCCGTGGCGGTGCCCACCAACTGCCCCGCCTCGGAGGCCAGCGTCACCGGGGTGGCCGCCGTCGGCACGTCGTTGGGCTCGTGCGTGTCCGGGTTGGTGGCAATCTGCATGGTCAGCCGGTACCGGCTCTTCGCGTCGTAGTTGGGCCGCGAAACCACGTCCGGCGAGTCCTGCACCAGCACCAGCAGCGTCTTGCTCTTCAGGTCCTCGCGCAGCGGCAGCACCATGTCCACCGGCCGGGGCGCGCCCTGGCCGTGCTTGTCCTCCTTCTTCACCAGGGCCGAGTCGCTGCCGCTGGCGAGGGGCTCCAGCACGGTGACGGACAGATTCACCGCGGTGCTGGCGGCCAGGTAGGCGCCGTTGACGTTGAGCAGCGTGCGCGCGCTGGTGTCGGCGGGCAGGACGATGCGGTACCAGTCCTGGTCCCCCGCCTTCACCTCGCCCGCCTGCGCGAGGAAGCGCTCCAGCGGCTCGCCGGGCTTCAGCTCGCACTCGGCCAGCGTCAGCGCCTCCTCGCGGGTGTTGCAGAGGTCCTCCACCGGGTTGGTGCCCGCGTCCGTCTCCTCGTCCTCACCTCCGGACGAGCAGGCGACGAGGGCGAGCAGCGCGAGCGGCAGCAGTCGGACTTGGGTGGGCATGGCTTGGGTTCTCAAGGCGTCTGGGGCACGTCGACGCGGCCGGGGCAGCCGTCGACGAACATCTCGGGCTCCACGCGGATGATGCCGTCGGCGGGCGATTTGATGCCGCCCACCGGGTAGCGCACGGTGTCCACGCGGAAGGTGCGGACCTGCGTGCGCGCGGTGGGGTCGTCCGCGGGCACCATGGCCACGGACAGGGACAAGTCGTTGAAGCCGGCTCCGCGCTGCACCACGCCCGCGTCGTCCGCGTCCGCCTGGGTGGGCGCCAGCAGGACGTTGTCCACGCGCAGGCGGTAGCACTGGCGGCCGTCCGCATCCGGGGCGCCGTCCGCCTCGAAGGAGTAGCGGTAGCCGTCCACCGACAGGTTCGCGGTGTCCACCTCCAGCGGGCGCGTGTGCAGGCGCAACTCGGCGCGGCTCGTCAGCCCGTCGCTGTCCGGGTCCTCGTCCAAATCGTCACTGGCGCCCTGGGTGCCGCCGCGCCACTCCACGCCGTCCGGCACGCCGTCGCGGTCGCTGTCGGCGAGGTTGGCGTTGGTGCCGATGAACTGCTCGTCGCAGTCCAGCAGCCGGTCGCAGTCCGAGTCCTCCGCGCGCAGCGCCGGGGGGCAGCCCTTGTCCAGCCCGCCGCCGTCCGGCAGCGGAATCTGCGTGGGGTTGAAGTCCACGCCGCGCTCGCGGAAG is from Pyxidicoccus trucidator and encodes:
- a CDS encoding GMC family oxidoreductase; this translates as MSLPEVDVCIIGSGAGGAPMALELGRAGFKVVVLEKGRHYRPQDFVHDEILNSRRNFFMPLPWEEPHLVRQGAKGRYERSTAAWTANCVGGGTVHMSGFFYRLKPVDFRLRSTLGAVAGSTVADWPISYEELAPFYDKAEAELGVSGQAVPHPFAEPRSGPYPLPPLDVHPVAGEIDKACTAMGWHSLPTARGILSKPYRGRSPCSYCALCGSYGCETGAKSGTNASLIPAALATGNVQLRPGCMARTVEVDKQGRARSVIYLDADGVTREQPAKVVVVSCTAVESARLLLNSTSSRFPRGLANGSGLVGKNLIFSSFGESQATFRVTKQAAARPWLKDPAPFVNRSLQDFYLMPDARYGFRKGGTLGFMWTHPNPIHAAVGLAGTGKGALFGKALKDKMREYRDSRILQFEVYAEFLPTPGTYVSVEDGVKDKFGIPVAAITVERHPMDLAATRFLVERGEEVLLRLDPDDVKRGSTSGETTILQHGTCRFGSDAAASVLDKHCRAHEVPNLYVVDGSFMPTGGSVPSTLTIAANSFRVANHLVRALKG